The region ATGCCAGGCATGTCAGGCGTCGAGCTTTGTCGTCGCGTTCGACAACGTCCTTTAAGTGGCTATGTCTATTTCATTCTGCTGACTTCGCTTGATCGTCAACACAACCTCGTCAGCGGGCTGCGAGCTGGTGCAGATGACTTCATCACCAAGCCTTTCGATCCTGAAGAACTCCATATTCGTCTGCGAGCGGCAAATCGAATCGTTTCGCTGGAGAGCCGAAACGTGATCATCTTCGCGTTAGCAAAGCTTGCCGAGTCTCGCGATCCCGAAACAGGTGCCCATTTAGAGCGAATGCGAGAATATTCGCGTCTGTTGGCGCAAGACCTCTCGGAGCAACCGAAATATGCGGATATTGTCGACGCAGACTATGTCCGAACGATCTACCTGACGAGTCCGCTTCACGATATTGGGAAAGTTGGCATTCCCGATCATGTGCTGCTGAAGCCTGGTAGATTAACGCCAGAAGAATTCGAGATCATGAAGCAACATTCGCTCGTCGGGTTCCATACGCTCGACGCTGCGGTCCGTGAGCAGCCTGAGGCAGCCTATCTACGTTTCGCACGAGATATTGCTTGTTCCCATCACGAGAAGTGGGATGGAAGTGGCTACCCCTATGGACTTAAAGGGGAAGACATTCCCCTGTGCGGACGTATCGTCGCTGTCGCGGACGTTTACGACGCCCTGACGACAGCACGTGTCTATAAAGATGCCTTTACCCATGAAAAGGCACGAGGAATCATTCGCGAAGGAAGTGGCTCGCACTTCGATCCTGATATTGTCGAAGCCTTCTTCCGCCATGAAGAAGAGATTGTCGACATCAATCAGCGACTGAATGATGCTCTGATTTACTCTGAACTACCTGAGATGGCCCCAGGAGTGACCCTGCCGACAGGGCCACTCTCGGCATCGAATTAGTCCTCGAAGACGGTCGAGCCATTCTTGGCGATACGTGTCTTGCGACCGGCTCGCGACGAACGCGGAACCTCGGCAGGATCAAGGCGGCGAATGCAGTCTTCCGCCTTCTTGCTAACGTAGTTAACGATGATCTCCGTACGATCGCGCGTTAGCTCCATCTTCTCGGTGTTAAAGCCCGCCTTATCATAAACATTTAATACATCTTCTACCGTTCGTTGATAGAAGAACCAGTCGAGATGCCATTGATAGGGGGTCTCGTCATATCTTTCTGTATCTTTAAAAGCAATTACTAGAGCACCACCCTCATTTAGGGTGGCCCCAAGTCCGCTGAAGATACCAATAAGATGTTCGTCCGTCAGATAGTCGGCCAGACCGACACTATAAATGATATCGAACGTACCATAGTTCTTTTTGGTGGCATCCGGATTACGTGCCC is a window of Bremerella sp. TYQ1 DNA encoding:
- a CDS encoding HD domain-containing phosphohydrolase, whose amino-acid sequence is MIIHDRDTAQAPILLVDDDPACLGMLSDVLSALGIPVETASDGNEALEMIYQGDFRIVLSDWQMPGMSGVELCRRVRQRPLSGYVYFILLTSLDRQHNLVSGLRAGADDFITKPFDPEELHIRLRAANRIVSLESRNVIIFALAKLAESRDPETGAHLERMREYSRLLAQDLSEQPKYADIVDADYVRTIYLTSPLHDIGKVGIPDHVLLKPGRLTPEEFEIMKQHSLVGFHTLDAAVREQPEAAYLRFARDIACSHHEKWDGSGYPYGLKGEDIPLCGRIVAVADVYDALTTARVYKDAFTHEKARGIIREGSGSHFDPDIVEAFFRHEEEIVDINQRLNDALIYSELPEMAPGVTLPTGPLSASN